Proteins from a single region of Parasedimentitalea psychrophila:
- a CDS encoding YbaB/EbfC family nucleoid-associated protein, with product MLKGLGGLGDMAKMMKSAQELQTKMTQMQDDLHNVMVTGESGAGLVKATASAKGELKALDIDPSIFNSDDKEVVEDLILAAVKDAQAKATEKAQEEMARLTESMGLPKDVKLPF from the coding sequence ATGCTCAAGGGCCTCGGCGGTCTTGGCGATATGGCCAAGATGATGAAATCGGCACAGGAACTACAGACCAAAATGACCCAGATGCAGGACGATCTGCACAATGTCATGGTCACCGGAGAATCCGGTGCTGGCCTGGTCAAGGCAACCGCCAGCGCCAAAGGTGAGCTAAAAGCGCTGGATATTGATCCGTCGATCTTCAACAGCGACGACAAGGAAGTGGTCGAAGACCTGATCCTGGCGGCGGTCAAAGATGCTCAGGCCAAGGCCACGGAAAAGGCACAGGAAGAAATGGCGCGACTGACCGAAAGCATGGGCCTGCCCAAGGACGTCAAGCTGCCGTTCTGA
- a CDS encoding DNA polymerase III subunit gamma/tau, producing the protein MSDTSTDAGPNAGPETGPSPYQVLARKYRPETFTDLVGQDAMVRTLKNAFAADRIASAFIMTGIRGTGKTTTARIIAKGMNCIGPDGTGTPTTEPCGECEHCTAIMQGRHVDVMEMDAASRTGVGDIREIIDSVAYRAASARYKIYIIDEVHMLSTSAFNALLKTLEEPPAHVKFIFATTEIRKVPVTVLSRCQRFDLRRIEPEVMIALISKIAAAEGAQISDDALALITRAAEGSARDATSLLDQAISHGAGETSADQVRAMLGLADRGRVLDLIDMILRGDAAAALTELGAQYAEGADPLAVLRDLAEITHWVSVVKITPDAAEDPTISPDERSRGSKMAQALPMRVLTRMWQMLLKALEEVSAAPNAMMAAEMAVIRLTHVADLPSPEELIRKLQDMPTPPPAAPPSGPPPGSGGGGPGTGMASGGGATMGSAYTSGPSGTGGAVASGGNGTSLALAPQADAALARYPSFEHVVELIRTQRDVKLLVEVEAGVRLVSYQPGRIEFTPSDSAPRDLAARLGTGLQAWTGSRWTVSIVSDGDAQTIAEKNDAAENALRTKASAHPLVQAVLASFPKATIKRIRTPEELQAQVAAEALPEVEDEWDPFEEE; encoded by the coding sequence ATGAGCGACACAAGCACCGACGCAGGCCCCAACGCAGGCCCCGAAACCGGACCTAGCCCCTACCAGGTTCTGGCCCGCAAATATCGCCCCGAGACCTTTACCGATCTGGTCGGTCAGGACGCCATGGTGCGGACGTTGAAAAACGCCTTTGCGGCAGACCGGATTGCCTCGGCCTTTATCATGACCGGCATTCGCGGCACCGGCAAAACCACCACCGCTCGGATCATTGCCAAGGGCATGAACTGCATCGGCCCGGATGGCACCGGCACCCCGACAACTGAGCCCTGCGGTGAGTGTGAGCATTGCACCGCCATCATGCAGGGCCGTCATGTTGACGTGATGGAGATGGATGCGGCCAGCCGCACCGGTGTCGGCGATATCCGTGAAATCATCGATTCGGTCGCCTATCGTGCGGCCTCAGCCCGTTATAAGATCTACATCATCGATGAGGTCCACATGCTGTCGACCTCTGCCTTCAACGCGCTGCTGAAGACACTGGAAGAGCCGCCCGCGCATGTGAAATTCATCTTCGCCACCACAGAAATCCGCAAGGTGCCGGTGACGGTGCTGTCGCGTTGCCAACGCTTTGACCTGCGCCGGATCGAGCCCGAGGTGATGATCGCGCTGATCAGCAAGATCGCCGCCGCCGAAGGGGCGCAGATTTCCGATGACGCACTGGCGCTGATCACCCGCGCCGCCGAAGGCTCGGCCCGCGATGCCACCTCACTGCTGGATCAGGCGATTTCCCACGGCGCCGGCGAAACCTCAGCCGATCAGGTGCGCGCCATGCTGGGGCTGGCCGACCGGGGCCGAGTGCTGGACCTGATCGACATGATCCTGCGCGGCGATGCCGCCGCCGCGCTGACCGAACTTGGCGCCCAATACGCCGAAGGCGCCGATCCGCTGGCGGTGCTGCGTGACCTGGCCGAGATCACCCATTGGGTCTCGGTGGTGAAAATCACCCCGGATGCCGCCGAAGACCCCACGATTTCGCCTGATGAACGCAGCCGTGGCAGCAAAATGGCGCAGGCGCTGCCGATGCGGGTGCTGACCCGGATGTGGCAGATGCTGCTCAAGGCGCTCGAGGAAGTCTCGGCGGCACCCAACGCCATGATGGCGGCTGAAATGGCAGTGATCCGGCTGACCCATGTGGCCGACCTGCCCAGCCCCGAAGAGCTGATCCGAAAGCTGCAGGACATGCCAACCCCGCCCCCCGCAGCGCCGCCCTCTGGTCCCCCACCTGGTTCGGGCGGTGGCGGGCCGGGCACTGGAATGGCAAGCGGTGGCGGTGCCACCATGGGCAGTGCCTATACCAGCGGTCCGTCCGGCACCGGCGGCGCTGTGGCGTCAGGTGGCAACGGCACATCACTGGCCCTCGCCCCCCAGGCGGATGCGGCACTGGCGCGCTATCCCAGCTTTGAACATGTGGTCGAGCTGATCCGCACCCAGCGTGATGTAAAACTGCTGGTCGAGGTGGAAGCCGGTGTGCGGCTGGTGTCCTATCAGCCGGGCCGCATCGAGTTCACCCCCAGCGACAGCGCCCCTCGCGATCTGGCGGCCCGGCTGGGAACCGGCCTGCAGGCCTGGACCGGCAGCCGCTGGACCGTTTCGATTGTCTCGGACGGCGACGCCCAGACCATCGCCGAAAAGAACGACGCCGCCGAGAATGCCTTGCGCACCAAGGCCAGCGCCCACCCCTTGGTGCAGGCGGTGCTGGCCAGTTTCCCCAAGGCCACCATAAAGCGCATCCGCACCCCCGAGGAATTGCAGGCGCAAGTGGCCGCCGAGGCGCTGCCCGAGGTGGAAGACGAATGGGATCCGTTTGAGGAGGAATAA
- a CDS encoding protein-tyrosine phosphatase family protein, protein MQSEEIRPEGSALVIYALSVADGILALCPLPGAGGNYRGDLDHIHDWQPGLVISMTTEAEQVAVGGATLGSDIQSMASRWVHLPVSDFGTPSPDILTKWSSVSHMARKALVGGGRVLVHCRGGCGRSGMVVLRLMIECGEAPETALSRLRAVRPCAVETPEQMKWACGRRRRAQG, encoded by the coding sequence ATGCAATCTGAGGAGATCAGGCCAGAGGGCAGTGCACTGGTGATCTATGCGCTTTCGGTGGCGGACGGCATTTTGGCGCTTTGCCCATTGCCGGGGGCGGGTGGCAATTATCGCGGCGACCTGGATCACATCCACGACTGGCAGCCGGGCCTGGTCATTTCAATGACCACCGAGGCCGAGCAGGTGGCTGTCGGCGGGGCGACACTGGGCAGTGATATTCAAAGCATGGCCAGTCGCTGGGTGCATCTGCCAGTGTCCGATTTCGGCACGCCGTCCCCCGATATTCTGACGAAATGGTCATCGGTCAGCCACATGGCGCGCAAGGCGTTGGTCGGAGGTGGGCGGGTCTTGGTGCATTGCCGTGGCGGCTGTGGGCGCTCGGGCATGGTGGTGCTGCGGCTGATGATCGAATGCGGCGAGGCGCCAGAGACAGCATTGAGCAGGCTGCGCGCGGTGCGCCCCTGCGCGGTGGAGACGCCGGAGCAGATGAAATGGGCCTGCGGCCGCCGCCGTCGGGCGCAGGGCTGA
- the rsgA gene encoding ribosome small subunit-dependent GTPase A, which translates to MTLTYSDLGWSPFFQSQQDADAELTAYRISAVHRDKLTGLSPDGEIQLLPDRLTGEFAVGDWVLANDAHQVCERLERQTELSRRAAGTDARVQLIAANVDVLFITTSCNADFNLARMERYLTLAHQSGCYPVVVLTKADICDDAAAYRAQAESLATSLTVLTLDAKSADDVSQLLAWVKPSQTAALVGSSGVGKTTLTNGLTGSTDAVRDVREVDSKGRHTTTARYLRRMVNGGWLIDTPGMRALRIIDADEAVEEVFSDLTEVAQSCRFSDCAHSGEPGCAVKAALKAGTLEQARVDRWQKLQRDEERNTENLEQSRRRDKGFGKMIKSMKRDHKGRKGY; encoded by the coding sequence ATGACGCTTACCTATTCAGACCTTGGATGGTCTCCCTTTTTTCAATCCCAGCAGGACGCCGATGCCGAGCTGACGGCCTATCGCATATCGGCGGTGCACCGAGACAAGCTGACCGGCCTGTCACCTGACGGCGAAATCCAGCTGCTGCCCGACCGGCTGACCGGCGAATTTGCCGTTGGCGACTGGGTGCTGGCCAATGACGCCCATCAGGTCTGCGAGCGGCTGGAGCGCCAGACCGAGCTGAGCCGCCGCGCCGCCGGAACCGACGCTCGTGTGCAGCTGATCGCCGCCAATGTCGACGTGCTGTTCATCACCACCTCTTGCAACGCCGATTTCAATCTGGCCCGGATGGAGCGCTATCTGACGCTGGCACACCAATCTGGCTGCTATCCGGTGGTGGTGCTGACCAAGGCCGATATCTGCGACGATGCCGCCGCCTATCGCGCCCAGGCCGAATCGCTGGCGACATCGCTCACCGTGCTGACCCTGGACGCCAAGAGCGCTGACGACGTCAGCCAGCTATTGGCTTGGGTCAAACCCAGCCAGACGGCGGCTTTGGTGGGCTCCTCCGGGGTGGGCAAGACAACCCTGACCAATGGGCTGACCGGCAGCACGGACGCCGTGCGCGATGTCCGCGAGGTCGATTCCAAAGGCCGCCACACCACCACCGCACGCTATCTGCGCCGCATGGTAAACGGCGGCTGGCTGATCGATACGCCTGGCATGCGCGCCCTGCGGATCATCGACGCCGACGAGGCGGTCGAAGAAGTGTTCTCGGACCTGACAGAGGTTGCCCAGTCCTGTCGGTTTAGCGACTGTGCCCATAGCGGCGAGCCCGGCTGTGCCGTCAAGGCGGCGCTGAAAGCCGGAACACTGGAGCAGGCCCGGGTTGACCGCTGGCAAAAGCTACAGCGTGACGAAGAGCGCAACACCGAAAACCTTGAGCAATCCCGGCGCCGCGACAAGGGCTTTGGCAAGATGATCAAATCAATGAAGCGTGACCACAAGGGGCGCAAAGGCTACTAA
- a CDS encoding 5'-nucleotidase C-terminal domain-containing protein, with translation MLTEPDPPDLPHQVSLRVLATTDLHMNLLGYDYYGDRADPGIGLSRTATLIASARSEASGFGAATLLLDNGDSLQGAPLGDQPEGTALHPLMRAFQVLNYDAIGLGNHDFNFGIETLAHILRDAPCPAICSNMTAETPETELPFTASVVLERRIPAHPNAPPVRIGLLSVLPEQTLQWDAHQLKGRVQVINMVQAARSTSATLRAAGCDVIIALAHTGIGHIADPDDTENALQQLALIDDIDALIGGHTHLHLPDPATPIAKPVVMPGAYGSHLGVIDLQLRHSHDGWTLAGWECGLRAIAQRSDTGELIPQVSEDSTLVAALEKDHAATLKRINQPVGHSAQSLHSFFTFFAPDRALALVASAQAAALRPLLAGSDASELPLLSAVSPCKFGARTGPSHFTDVAAGPLCRRHVADLHVFPNALNAITLSGAMVVEWLEMSAGLFNQLIPGTCSTALVNPDRAGHNFDVLHGLDYQIDLSVPARFHASGKLAEPQAHRIRNPRWNGQPIDPDQQFVVAVNSHRAVGGGNFQMVLQAKQLSLPKRPIRDILYDYLDGTLPTDPLAAAAPPWCLARLPGTQAIVYTGPAARAYLDELAHLDLAAPRLTPDGFLQLQIPL, from the coding sequence ATGTTGACAGAACCCGACCCTCCCGATCTGCCACACCAGGTTAGCCTGCGTGTGCTGGCCACTACGGATCTGCACATGAACCTTCTTGGCTATGATTATTATGGCGACCGGGCAGACCCTGGTATTGGCCTGTCGCGTACTGCAACGCTGATCGCCAGCGCCCGTTCCGAGGCGTCCGGTTTTGGGGCGGCGACACTGCTGCTGGACAATGGCGATTCGTTGCAGGGCGCCCCGCTGGGAGACCAGCCCGAGGGCACCGCATTACATCCCCTTATGCGGGCCTTTCAAGTGCTGAACTATGATGCCATTGGCCTGGGAAATCACGACTTCAACTTCGGGATCGAGACGCTGGCGCATATCCTGAGAGATGCTCCCTGCCCTGCCATCTGCTCGAACATGACGGCAGAGACGCCCGAAACTGAACTGCCATTCACCGCCTCGGTGGTTCTGGAACGCCGCATTCCGGCGCATCCCAATGCACCGCCGGTCAGGATTGGCCTGCTGTCTGTACTGCCGGAACAAACCCTGCAATGGGATGCGCATCAGCTAAAGGGCCGCGTTCAGGTGATCAATATGGTGCAGGCAGCGCGCAGCACCAGCGCCACGCTGCGCGCCGCCGGGTGCGACGTGATTATCGCTCTTGCCCATACTGGTATCGGACATATTGCAGACCCCGACGACACGGAAAACGCATTGCAGCAGCTGGCCCTTATTGATGACATCGACGCTCTGATTGGCGGTCACACCCACCTGCATCTGCCCGACCCCGCCACTCCGATTGCCAAACCGGTGGTGATGCCAGGTGCATATGGGTCACATCTTGGGGTGATTGATCTGCAGCTGAGACACAGCCACGACGGCTGGACGCTGGCGGGCTGGGAGTGCGGTTTGCGCGCCATCGCTCAGCGCAGCGACACCGGAGAGTTGATTCCACAGGTTTCCGAGGACAGCACCCTGGTTGCGGCGCTGGAAAAGGACCACGCGGCCACCCTCAAGCGGATAAACCAGCCGGTAGGCCATTCTGCACAATCCCTGCACTCCTTTTTCACATTCTTTGCCCCCGACCGCGCCCTTGCTTTGGTGGCCAGCGCCCAGGCGGCGGCGCTGCGGCCGCTGCTGGCGGGCAGCGATGCAAGCGAACTGCCGCTGCTCTCGGCGGTGTCGCCCTGCAAATTTGGGGCGCGGACCGGCCCCAGCCACTTCACCGATGTGGCCGCAGGCCCGCTATGCCGCCGCCATGTGGCAGACCTGCATGTCTTTCCCAACGCCCTGAATGCCATCACTCTTTCCGGCGCCATGGTGGTCGAGTGGCTGGAAATGTCGGCCGGGCTGTTCAATCAACTTATCCCCGGCACGTGCAGCACCGCACTGGTCAATCCCGATCGGGCGGGCCATAATTTTGATGTGCTGCACGGGCTGGACTATCAGATTGACCTGTCCGTCCCTGCCCGCTTTCATGCCTCAGGGAAATTGGCGGAGCCGCAGGCCCATCGCATTCGCAACCCCCGCTGGAATGGCCAGCCGATTGATCCCGACCAACAGTTTGTCGTGGCGGTCAACAGTCACCGGGCGGTGGGGGGCGGCAATTTCCAGATGGTACTGCAAGCAAAACAGCTATCGCTGCCGAAACGGCCAATACGGGATATTCTTTACGACTATCTGGACGGCACCTTGCCCACCGATCCCCTGGCCGCCGCCGCACCGCCCTGGTGCCTGGCACGCCTGCCGGGTACGCAGGCTATTGTCTATACTGGCCCTGCGGCACGCGCTTACCTGGACGAACTGGCCCATCTGGACCTCGCAGCGCCCAGGCTCACCCCAGATGGCTTCCTGCAGCTGCAAATTCCATTGTAA
- the nudC gene encoding NAD(+) diphosphatase, with amino-acid sequence MKRAEQVTFGGGGLDRAAHLRGDRGALATAWADPAAAVLLVWQGKPLSTRSGRGSSPDQLVMIRPDHPLAASHRENCIFLGLAPTGAPQFACDISSWQPDALDQAMLASFADASEQQHPDLPTGQVFTELRRMMAFLTPLEAELAATANAVLSWHKSHQFCACCGQPSQVAQAGWQRNCAACNTSHFPRTDPVVIMLITHGDQVLLGRSPGWPVGMYSLLAGFVEPGETLEAAVRREVLEEAGVKVGAVTYLSSQPWPFPMSLMFGCAGIALGRELTIDHSEIEDALWISRADMMTVFAGDHPGIRPTRKGSIAHFLLQNWLADTLD; translated from the coding sequence GTGAAGCGAGCAGAACAGGTGACTTTTGGCGGTGGCGGGCTGGACCGGGCTGCGCATCTGCGTGGTGATAGAGGCGCTCTGGCGACGGCATGGGCTGATCCGGCAGCTGCGGTTCTGCTGGTCTGGCAGGGCAAGCCATTGTCCACGCGTAGCGGCCGCGGATCGTCGCCGGATCAACTGGTTATGATCAGGCCGGACCACCCGCTGGCGGCGTCCCATCGCGAGAACTGCATATTCCTGGGCCTGGCACCAACCGGGGCGCCGCAGTTTGCTTGCGACATCAGCAGCTGGCAGCCGGATGCACTGGATCAGGCCATGCTGGCCAGTTTTGCCGATGCCAGCGAACAACAACACCCGGATTTGCCGACCGGGCAGGTGTTTACCGAATTGCGCAGGATGATGGCATTTTTGACACCGCTAGAGGCCGAACTGGCGGCCACCGCCAATGCGGTGCTGTCCTGGCACAAAAGTCACCAGTTCTGTGCCTGCTGTGGTCAGCCCAGTCAGGTGGCGCAGGCCGGATGGCAGCGCAATTGCGCCGCCTGTAACACCTCTCATTTCCCGCGCACCGATCCGGTGGTGATCATGTTGATCACCCATGGTGATCAGGTTCTGCTTGGGCGCTCACCGGGGTGGCCCGTGGGCATGTATTCCCTGCTGGCTGGATTTGTCGAACCGGGCGAAACGCTGGAGGCCGCAGTGCGCCGCGAAGTGCTGGAAGAGGCCGGAGTGAAGGTGGGTGCCGTGACCTATCTATCCAGCCAGCCCTGGCCTTTTCCCATGTCGCTGATGTTTGGCTGCGCCGGGATTGCACTGGGGCGTGAGCTGACTATTGACCACAGCGAGATCGAAGACGCATTATGGATCAGCCGAGCGGATATGATGACGGTGTTTGCGGGCGACCATCCGGGCATCAGGCCCACTCGGAAAGGTTCAATTGCGCATTTCTTATTGCAAAACTGGCTTGCGGATACGCTGGATTGA